In the candidate division Zixibacteria bacterium HGW-Zixibacteria-1 genome, AATTTTCTGGCTGGGATTCCCCATCCTTCTAAGTTTCATTGTCTTGTCGGGGGGCTGCTCCGGTCGCGGCGACGGTTCGCCCAGGGATACGGTGACCCAGTTGTTCGGGGCGATGGAGAACAACGATCGCGCCACCGTGGCGCACCTGCTGGATCTTCCGGCTTTAATGAATATCAAGGGCCAGGATTACGCCCTGCAGCGCCCTGAGCCGAGAGTGTTTTATAATCCCGAAGATATTCTCGATGATTTGACCGAAGAAGGCGTCACCAAAACCCGCTGGTTTTCGATGCAGCGCGTGATGGGGCAGAGCGAAATACAGGGCGACACCGCTTTTGTCGAGATTTCGTTTATCGACAAGCAATCCAATGTTCAGTACTATAACAAGTTTGGTCTGCACAAAGTTGACGGCCGCTGGAAAATTTACAGCTTCAAGACGATAGGCAGCTAAGTCTATTCCCGTGGTGGGAAATTCGCTCCGGGGCGACCGGAGCCTTTAATTCATAAGTAACTGTTTTTTGGGCATTCGGTGGGCTATGGACAAAGGCAAAATTAAATCCATCGATCGCAGCAAAGGTTTCGGTTTTATCGAAACCGATGACGGCGATAAAATATTTTTCCATCAAAGGTGGCTGCGAAAAATCAAGTTTCGCGATTTGAGTGAAGGGGCCGAGGTGGTCTTCTCGGTCAACAACGGCCCGCGCGGGCCGCGCGCCTATCATCTTTGTCTGGCCGGCCTGGACGACGAAGAATCGGCCAGAGTGCGGCGTGTCGAAGATCTCTTCAAAGACTAATCAGGGATAAGCATAAATAAAATGGAGAGCCTACCGCTACGGGGATAGAGGGGGCGACCCCCAATAATGAGGTTACGGTAAACTCCCGTAATTCAATCTATCGTTCGATTTTCGTTTTGTCAAGCATTTATAAACAGGAGTATATTGGTCTGGAATTTGAATGATTGGATATTCGAATTATAAATTGACCGGTTCACGCCACAGTCAAACTGGGCAATATTTTATTCTTGGATTTTTTAAATAATTATATATCTTTATCTTATGGGTCGTTTTTAATTTATCTTTTCTTTTTGAAAAACGGCTTTAAAAATTAAGATTGACCGGCAAGGTTCTATCTGCCTATGTCCTAAGTAATTTAGGGAGGTCGATATGTTTTTACGTTTATCCATAATTTGTGGAATAATCGGTCTTATTGCTTTGAGTTGTGCAACACCAGGGGCAGTCAAATATAACAGATTATTAGGCTTAGAAAATGAATATATTTTCAGAGCCTCAAGCATATTTCCTGATAGCCTACAAAACAATAATAGCGATTTTTATAATAGCGTATTAATTTCAGGACAAGATAGTAATTACATCTTCGTCTGGTGTGATGAGTACCCTGACTTAATAGCTATCACAATATATTTCTATAATAATAGTGGAACCACACTGGAATTTAGACCCGAAAATTGTTTTCTTAAAGACAACTATTCAATCCTGCTGACTCAACTTATGCCCCATGAA is a window encoding:
- a CDS encoding cold-shock protein, which encodes MGIRWAMDKGKIKSIDRSKGFGFIETDDGDKIFFHQRWLRKIKFRDLSEGAEVVFSVNNGPRGPRAYHLCLAGLDDEESARVRRVEDLFKD